The following proteins are encoded in a genomic region of Diabrotica virgifera virgifera chromosome 1, PGI_DIABVI_V3a:
- the LOC126887842 gene encoding uncharacterized protein LOC126887842 — MPLGNWAKIGIGWSVVVVGGIYSFYLAKSNVEKRRYDNMKIRERMREANSGDYSPSYRKFSTIKSES; from the exons atgccCCTAGGTAATTGGGCTAAAATTGGAATTGGTTG GTCTGTTGTAGTAGTTGGTGGTATCTATTCCTTTTATTTAGCCAAGTCGAATGTCGAAAAGAGGCGCTATGATAATATGAAAATAAGAGAACGTATGAGAGAAGCCAATAGTGGAGATTATTCGCCCAGTTATAGAAAATTTTCGACTATAAAGTCCGAATCGTAA
- the LOC126887836 gene encoding mitochondrial import inner membrane translocase subunit Tim10 — protein MSQKEVQNMQLIQELEIEMMADMYNRLTATCHKKCVPPVYGDAEIAKGEAVCLDRCVAKFLDIHERIGKKLGQMSMQDEALLKK, from the coding sequence ATGTCCCAAAAAGAAGTGCAAAATATGCAACTAATCCAAGAGTTGGAAATAGAAATGATGGCGGATATGTACAATAGACTGACTGCAACTTGTCACAAGAAATGTGTTCCTCCAGTCTATGGAGATGCGGAAATAGCAAAAGGTGAAGCTGTGTGTTTGGACAGATGTGTTGCTAAGTTTCTAGATATCCATGAACGCATTGGCAAAAAACTGGGCCAAATGTCTATGCAAGATGAAGCTTTGTTGAAGAAGTAG